One region of Planctomycetota bacterium genomic DNA includes:
- the rpsO gene encoding 30S ribosomal protein S15 gives MITKERKNELIGAYRRGKADTGSAEVQIALLTSRITHLTDHFKKHTKDFASRRGLLMMVSRRRRLLDYLKRTAPQRYLDIIKRLEIRK, from the coding sequence ATGATCACGAAAGAACGCAAAAACGAGTTGATTGGCGCGTACCGCCGCGGCAAGGCCGATACCGGCTCCGCGGAAGTTCAGATCGCGCTGTTGACCAGCCGCATCACCCACCTCACCGACCATTTCAAGAAGCACACGAAGGATTTCGCGAGTCGACGCGGCCTGCTGATGATGGTCAGCCGGCGGCGGCGGCTTCTTGATTATCTGAAGCGGACCGCGCCACAGCGGTATCTCGACATCATCAAGCGGTTGGAAATCCGCAAGTAG